Part of the Leptolyngbya sp. BL0902 genome, AGGAAGAGGGAGCCTTCATAGGGTCGTGTGGGCTGGGTCATGCCTTCACTTTGACGATGACGCTACCGTGGAGAATCCAGAACTCTTGCAGTAGAGAACGAATCTCTTGGGGATGAGCATTTTGTAACTCAATTTGGCCGCTACCCATGCGAATCGTAGGATAAGTTTCAAGATTGACCGGGGGTGGCACCTCTAGCAGGTCATCCAGCAGGAGGCTACCGCTGATGTAGGCGTTCTGGGGAACCGTGGTTAGCCATTCCGTCACCCCCACCTCTTGTAGGTTAAAGAACTGGGCCGCAACCTGCACTGGATCGCCCAGCCTTGCCTTAACTCGTATGGGGCGGATCTGAGCATCATTGCCCTGGCCAATTTTATAGAGGCGTTTGGTGGTTACGTCCTCAACAATCAGGTCACTGCTGCCTGCCTCCAGGACTTCATAGGTGCCGCTGACCGATTGGCGGGTGTGGGTGTGGATGCCCTCGATGTCGATGTAGATCCGCTGATTGGCTCCATGCTTATGAAATAGCTCCGCTGCTGTGGCGGCGTCATTGAAGAACGTCCGGGCCACGCTCTCGGAAAGTCCCCCGGCGCTGGTGAGGTTGACGCTGATGATGGTCAAGAAGAGAGCGGTAGAGAGTACCCAATACTCAGCCGGGGAACGAGTATCGAGTCTGGCCCTAGGGTTGCCGGGAATCACCAGCCTAGCGGGATTGGGATAGAAGGCTTCTACGCCAGACTTGGTGAAGGCATCGGCAAACCAGCCCACAAAGTAGCCCAGCACGATAGCCCCAAAGAAGGGTGGGTTAATCCACAGCAGGGGCGCGGCTAGTCCTGCCACCAGGCCCGTCGCCAGGAAGGAGTGGGTGACGGAACGATGGGGAAACCGTTGCTCTAGGAAATTGGTCAGAGGCCAAATCAAGCGACCTGAGAAGCTTTCCGTGGTGTCGATGTCGGGAAACTGGGAGGCCACCGCAGCGGTCGCTAGAACGTAGGGATCTGCGGTACTGAGGCCGATAGCCGTAGCGGCCACCGCCAGGGCGGCATGGGTCACACTCATCATGGCTCCACCTCCACTGGTTCTAGAAAGTAGTCTTCTGTGGTTAAGTCGCCCAAATGCTTGACCTGGCAGGTGTCGTAGAACTCCAGCCCCAGATCACTCACCTGCCATACATTCACCCATTCTTCTGGGGCTAACTGGCTAGATTCATCTCCCCCAATGCCTCGAATCCTCATCGTCCTAACCTCGTACTCTTGCGGTTAATCGAATAGAACAACGTCCTCAAGGTCAGAGCTAGCAGCGTGGCCACCCCACCGACGATGTAGAGGGCTTTGTCCCCTAGGCCAATGCCAATGAACCGGACAATGCCAATGGCACTGAGGCTGGCAACCAGGAAGGGGGTGCCGTCGATGTACTGCCGATGGTCGGTACTCATCTCTTCACCAATGCCCAACAATTCCTCATGCACCACCCGTTTCGCCAGGGCTGGATTGCCCCCCACCCGCTGCTGTAGGTCAGCAAATTTGGCGGGGTTGATCGCCATGCCTTGAGCGGTGGCTTCGGCATACATGAGGGTGCGGATCTGGTCAGGGGTCAAGGGTTCTAGCTCCATCCGAGGCAGCTTCAAGAAGACATCCCTTGCCGGAGGCCGATCCGCCAGCAGCAGCAGCAGCCCCTTCCCCCGTAGCAACTCCTCCATCCAGTAGCGCAAGGATGCGGGCCACCGATGGGCATCATCGGCAATCAGCAGCCGTCGGCCACCGTTCATGTCCTGGGCAATCTCCACCCGCAGTTGGTCAGCGGTCAAGGGCTTAGGTCGGTCATCGGCGGTTTCTGTGGGAACACCCAAGGCTTCGGCAATGGCAATCAGGGTTTGCTTGGCACTGCCAGAGTAGGACGCCACCGCAATGCGGTACTCAGACCCCAGACGATGCCTCACCTCCAGACCAAGGACGCTCTTACCGCTGCCCGATTCTCCCAACACCAGAATGGACTGTCCCTTCAGGAGCGAGTTAATCACCTGGGCAATGTCGTCCTCACGAAACTCCACCACCAGGGCATTGCCGTCCCGGATGGGGGGCTTGGGCGTCCCTAGGCGGCTTGAGTCCCGCGTTGACTGCGCCACTGCTGCATGATCCGGTTGGCGATCTCGGCGGGGTTGGATTTTGGGTGGGTAGCCTCCCGCACCCCCTGCACCTTGCTCTGTAGCTCCGGCGTTAGGTCGTCAAAGGTCATCTGCTGGGCCAACTGCGCCACCACCAGGTCGCCCATGGCCATGTGGTGAGCGGCTAACTCCTGGGCCTGACGAATCAGATGCTCTAGCTGAGAGGGGTCGGTACTGTCCGCTGGACTGTCCTGCGACCAGGGCGCACCACTGCTGCCTAGGCCCGACTCTTCAGCGGTGGCTAGCGCCGTTTCCTCAAAGCCCTCAATTCTGCCCGTCTCTTGTACGTGGGATCGTAGCGCCCGAATCCGATCCGCCTGGTCTGGCTCTAGGTACGCCTTGCCGTCACCGTCCCGCTGGGCCTTGATGTCGAGGTGCTTCAGGTAGGCATAGTAGGCGTCCTTCTTGATGCCCAATTCCTCCATCAGGTCATCGGGCCGCACCTGGCACTCGATCACCGCATTCTGGTCAGGCGGGATATCCGGGGCCGAAATCGGGTCTGACATAAAACTAAATTTTTTTTAGGGAACGTACATATTATGGGAAACGTAGAGAATTAAAGGGTTCCGGCACACTACCCGAATTCTGGTTAAGCCAACAAATCGTTCATTGTTGATGAATTTGCTATTGGCTATTTGTTTCTGGACGAACTCACCGAGTTTAAGCGCGACGTGCTGGAATTTCTGCGCCAGCCCCTAGAAGACGGCTACGTCACCATCACCCGCACCCGGCAATCCGTCGTATTTCCAGCCCAGTTTACCCTGATTGCCAGCACCAATCCCTGCCCCTGTGGCTTCTATGGCGACTCTGTGCAGCCCTGCACCTGCACCCCTCGCAGCCGCGAAAGCTACTGGTCTCGGCTATCGGGGCCGCTGATGGATCGCATTGACCTGCAAGTGGTGGTCAGCCGCATCAAGCCGGAAGAAATGACCCAGCACCAGCCCGGAGAAGCCTCGGAGGTGGTGCGAGATCGGGTGCAGCAGGCCCGTCAACGCGCCCACGACCGCTTCAAGGCCGAACCCAAGCTGCAATGCAACGCCGATATGCAAAGCCGCCACCTCAAAGACTGGTGCCCCCTCGACGACCCCAGCCGCACCCTACTGGAAGGCGCGGTGCGTAAACTGGGCCTCTCCGCCCGCGCCACCGACCGCATCCTCAAGGTAGGGCGCACCATTGCTGACCTGGACGGAGCCGAACACTTGCAAACCCACCACATTGCCGAGGCGATTCAGTACCGCACCATTGACCGAATGCAGTAGGCCCAGGTAGTAAGCCCAGGCCATAGAGGCAGCGGGCCGTGAGGGGTCTAGGTGTCCAACTGAAAATCCTGGCCTTTGCCCTGGCGCAGGGTGGGGTAGTAGCTAGCGACGAGGGCAATGGAGAGCCACCACAGGGTGCTAATTTGGGGCCGATACATCACCGTATCAGCAATGCCCTGGCCCAGGATACCCACCATGGAAGCCAACGCCCCCATCAGCCAATAGCCCTGCACAGACTGAAGCTCCCGCAGCTTTTGAATCTGCACCCAGCCCTGCTGAAACACCACCAGCAGCATCCACAAAAAGGCCGCAAGACCGATAATCCCGCCCTCTACCAACACCTCTAAGAAAACAGAGTAGGCGCTGAGGGCGTTGTAGCGGGGGCGCTGATAGAGAGGATAGACCGCGTTGAAGGCGTTGTTGCCGGGGCCAATGCCGAGGATGGGGCGGTCTCGAATCATTTCGATCACCGCCACCCAAACGTTCATACGGAAATTGTTGCTGCTGTCGGATCGTCCAGCAAACATACTCAGCACCCGCACCCGCAGAGAACTGACAGACAGCACCGCCAGCACCACAAAGGCCGCAACCCCGCCCAAAAGCAGGGGCATGGCCCAGCGTCGCCAAAAGGGCGTGAACCGAATGCTCCAGTAATGCACCGTCAGGCTGAGCAGCACAAAGCCGCCGAGCACGAAGCCAATCCAGCCGCCCCGGCTGAGGGTGAGCACCAGACAGAGGGTATTTAGCACCGCCGTCAAAGCGGCCAATCCCTTGGGTACCCAGCGCGGCCAAGCAAATACCGCCATCACCGCGAACATGACAGCGGGAATGAGATACCCTGCCAGCAGGTTGGGGTTGCCCAAAAAGCTGTAGACCCGCGTGGCGGTGGCCAGTTCGGAGGTGGCATCTACCCAAGTGGCGAGGGCCGTTGCCCCAAAGAAATATTGCCGCAACCCATAGATGGCAACGGGCAAGGTGGTGAATAGATAGGCCGAAATCAGCAGTGTTCTGGCTCTGGGCCGTCGGCTAATGCGGGCCGTCAACAAAAACAGCAAGATATTGAGGGTGAGGCGAATCAGACCCGTTAGGGCCGCCCCCCGCACCGGGGAGAAGGCGGTGGCGAGGGCCATGGCTCCCCAAAACACCGCCACCGTAATGTGGATGGGCGTCATGCCGACCCCGGCCTCATCGGTGAGGGTGAGCAACACCCAAAAGGCCGCCGCCGCCATCAACAGTACCCCAATCAGCGTGGTAGACACGTAGGGGGCGAGGACGTAGATCACCGCCACCAGAGCCAGCCCAATCCAATCGCCCCAGGGCAACAGCCAGCTTCCTTGCCGCCACTGCCGCAGCGGGGCCAAGAGACGATGGAGGATACTCACCTGCCGCCATTGGTCGAAGGCAAAGGTGGAGAGGGTTAGCTGCTGCCAAAAGGACGTCAACATAGATCAACCGATGGGGTCGCCAGGAAAGTCTTTCCCATCATGCCAAGGTTTGGGCGAACTGGGGTAAGCAAAGTTGATAAAAGCACCCCCCGGATCGGGGCTGTCAGCCTCCTTGACAGCCCTTCACAACTAATATCTGAATATTCCTGAACAAAATGCGATTTTCCCGCCGGGTACGGTGAACCATACTGACAATAGCTCCAGCTCGTCACCCTCGCCCCACCATGGAAACCTTCCTGATTCTCTTTGTTCTTGGGCTGATGATTTACCTCGGCCTGCCCGAAAAAAAGCCTTCCCCCAAAGACCCCTGGGAAGAAATGGGCCGAGCCATCGGCACCGCCCTCAAGACCCTCAATGCCCCTAGCGATGGGGGCAAAGGGGGTGGGGGCGGCGGCGGCAAAAAAGACGGCTTCCCCTGGTTTCTGACCCTCGCCATCCTGACCGGACTGGTGGTGTATTTGCTCAGTCCATAGCTTGGGGCCGTTCCTGAGATCGGCCCATCTTGGCAGGACTTTAGCCCGCCCTAACCCTGCGTCTGAACTGGACTAAGCTGGGGCCGAGGGGCGTTTGTTGCGGCTAGAGGGCTTAGAAGGAGTAGCCGATGCCTGCAATGCGGTCTAGAACGTTTTGGACAATGGCCAAGGCCAAGATAGCAAAGGACGCCGACAGATCCATCCCAGCGATGGGGGGAATCACGGCGCGAAAACAAGCTATGTAGGGATCCGTAAGCTGCCGCATCACCGATAGGACGGGATTCTCCCAATTCACCGTGGGAACCCAACTCCAAATGACGCGAAGCAGCAGCACCAGGAGGTACAAGGCCACAAAGTTAGCTAGGCTATCAACCCAAAGATCCATCGAGAGCTCCCCATCGCAGGCTGGGTAACACTAAGGCAATCGCATCGGCTCTGCCTCAAGACTATCGACGCAGCCATGACAATCAATGCTGTCATTCAATGCTGTCATTGGTGCGAAGAGCAGGGGTGATCCCCTAGAAGTAGGCGTAGGAAGAGGACAGCGCCAGCGCAAGGGTCATAATGCCTTGGCGCAGGAAGGACAGCAGCAAAAAGGCCAGGATAGGCGATAGGTCAATGCCGCCTAGGGGAGGAATGATGGATCGAAACAGGTTTAGGTAGGGATCCGTAAGCTGGCTAAGGACGGAGAAGGGTGGGCTGAGCCAATCCACATTGGGGAACCAGCTCAGCAAAATGCGGATGATGAGCAGGACGGTGTAGATCGAAAGGAAGGTGGAGAGGGTCTGTACTAAAATATCCATCGGAAGAGCCTCAGCTTGAGTCGTTACTCACAATACATGGAACGCGGAAACCTGTCAGTTAGTGTAACGAAATGCGGCAGGAAGCGCCCGATGCCCCATCCGCTGCCAGGTCTTGCCCTAGTTTTGTTCGGCTTGGCCATTGATGTGGCCGAGCTGCTGGCGTACGTCGTCGATGGCGTCGTTGAGCTGGGCAATCTTGGCTTCTAGCCCTAGGCGGGCCGCTTCCATGGCCTCCTCAGAGGCTCCGTCCAACTCCTCTAGGGAAAACTCATCGCCATCCGATGACCCCAACCGCGCCCCCTGGCTCGAAATGCGGGAGGCCGCTAGGGCACCCACAACGCCGCCCAAGGCCCCGCCTACCAGGGTACCCAACAAAAAACCGCCGACAAAATTGCCTTGCTCACTCATGGTGCTATCCGTAGTTCTGTTGCCGAATCTGTAAGGGGTTGAATCGTTTGGTTAGGCTAGGGGTTAAGAGCCGAAGGTGCGATCTCCGGCATCCCCCAAACCGGGCACGATGAAGCCTTGGTCGTTGACCACTTCATCAATGCCAGCGGCAAAAATGG contains:
- a CDS encoding metal-dependent hydrolase, whose amino-acid sequence is MMSVTHAALAVAATAIGLSTADPYVLATAAVASQFPDIDTTESFSGRLIWPLTNFLEQRFPHRSVTHSFLATGLVAGLAAPLLWINPPFFGAIVLGYFVGWFADAFTKSGVEAFYPNPARLVIPGNPRARLDTRSPAEYWVLSTALFLTIISVNLTSAGGLSESVARTFFNDAATAAELFHKHGANQRIYIDIEGIHTHTRQSVSGTYEVLEAGSSDLIVEDVTTKRLYKIGQGNDAQIRPIRVKARLGDPVQVAAQFFNLQEVGVTEWLTTVPQNAYISGSLLLDDLLEVPPPVNLETYPTIRMGSGQIELQNAHPQEIRSLLQEFWILHGSVIVKVKA
- a CDS encoding ATP-binding protein, producing MAQSTRDSSRLGTPKPPIRDGNALVVEFREDDIAQVINSLLKGQSILVLGESGSGKSVLGLEVRHRLGSEYRIAVASYSGSAKQTLIAIAEALGVPTETADDRPKPLTADQLRVEIAQDMNGGRRLLIADDAHRWPASLRYWMEELLRGKGLLLLLADRPPARDVFLKLPRMELEPLTPDQIRTLMYAEATAQGMAINPAKFADLQQRVGGNPALAKRVVHEELLGIGEEMSTDHRQYIDGTPFLVASLSAIGIVRFIGIGLGDKALYIVGGVATLLALTLRTLFYSINRKSTRLGR
- a CDS encoding ATP-binding protein codes for the protein MFLDELTEFKRDVLEFLRQPLEDGYVTITRTRQSVVFPAQFTLIASTNPCPCGFYGDSVQPCTCTPRSRESYWSRLSGPLMDRIDLQVVVSRIKPEEMTQHQPGEASEVVRDRVQQARQRAHDRFKAEPKLQCNADMQSRHLKDWCPLDDPSRTLLEGAVRKLGLSARATDRILKVGRTIADLDGAEHLQTHHIAEAIQYRTIDRMQ
- a CDS encoding IctB family putative bicarbonate transporter, with translation MLTSFWQQLTLSTFAFDQWRQVSILHRLLAPLRQWRQGSWLLPWGDWIGLALVAVIYVLAPYVSTTLIGVLLMAAAAFWVLLTLTDEAGVGMTPIHITVAVFWGAMALATAFSPVRGAALTGLIRLTLNILLFLLTARISRRPRARTLLISAYLFTTLPVAIYGLRQYFFGATALATWVDATSELATATRVYSFLGNPNLLAGYLIPAVMFAVMAVFAWPRWVPKGLAALTAVLNTLCLVLTLSRGGWIGFVLGGFVLLSLTVHYWSIRFTPFWRRWAMPLLLGGVAAFVVLAVLSVSSLRVRVLSMFAGRSDSSNNFRMNVWVAVIEMIRDRPILGIGPGNNAFNAVYPLYQRPRYNALSAYSVFLEVLVEGGIIGLAAFLWMLLVVFQQGWVQIQKLRELQSVQGYWLMGALASMVGILGQGIADTVMYRPQISTLWWLSIALVASYYPTLRQGKGQDFQLDT
- a CDS encoding YggT family protein; the encoded protein is MDLWVDSLANFVALYLLVLLLRVIWSWVPTVNWENPVLSVMRQLTDPYIACFRAVIPPIAGMDLSASFAILALAIVQNVLDRIAGIGYSF
- a CDS encoding YggT family protein, whose protein sequence is MDILVQTLSTFLSIYTVLLIIRILLSWFPNVDWLSPPFSVLSQLTDPYLNLFRSIIPPLGGIDLSPILAFLLLSFLRQGIMTLALALSSSYAYF